One Marmota flaviventris isolate mMarFla1 chromosome 16, mMarFla1.hap1, whole genome shotgun sequence DNA segment encodes these proteins:
- the LOC139702224 gene encoding small ribosomal subunit protein uS8-like, with translation MQVVCMNVQTHALKSINNAKKRDEHQVLIRPCSKVTVQFLTVMMKYAYTGESEITDDHRSQKIVVNPKGRLNQCGVISPRSDVQLKDLEKWQNNLLPFCQCSFILLTTSAGIMDYEVSRQKLFHTWGKILGYFF, from the exons ATGCAA GTAGTGTGCATGAATGTACAGACCCATGCTCTCAAGAGCATCAACAATGCCAAAAAGAGAGATGAACACCAGGTCCTAATTAGGCCATGCTCCAAAGTTACTGTCCAGTTTCTAACTGTGATGATGAAGTATGCTTACACTGGTGAATCTGAAATCACTGATGATCACAGATCTCAGAAAATTGTTGTGAATCCCAAAGGCAGGTTAAACCAGTGTGGAGTGATCAGCCCCAGATCTGATGTACagctcaaagacctagaaaaatggcagaataaTCTGCTCCCATTCTGTCAGTGTAGTTTCATTCTACTGACAACCTCAGCTGGCATCATGGACTATGAAGTATCAAGACAAAAACTTTTTcacacatggg GGAAAATCCTGGGATACTTTTTCTAG